The genomic DNA TGTGTCGTGCTGCAACGACATTTACCGATCTTGGCATTTCTTTAAAGTTTTAGCGGCTGGTGATGCTAATGATCTTTAAACCAGACACTGGGTTCGTACTAATAAATTAACCTCTAATTTGTGCGTATTAGATTTGAAGCATCAGCTTCACTCTGTTCGTGTCAGCAGAGCTAACAAGGCCAGTGTGCGTCAGGCTACGCTTCTGTTTTGTTGTCTTCTTGGTCAGGATGTGGCTTTTGTAAGCGTGCTTACGCTTAATTTTGCCAGTACCTGTCAAAGAAAAACGCTTCTTTGCACCAGATTTGGTTTTTACTTTAGGCATGGTATATAATTGATTTAAATAATTACTTTTTTGCCGGCGCTGCCGCTTTTGGCGTCAGGATCAGGAACATGCGCTTACCTTCCAGTTTGGGCAGTTGCTCTACCTTTGCTACATCTTCCAGGGCCTGGGCAAACTTAAGCAACAGGATCTCGCCCCGCTCCTTAAACACAATGCTGCGGCCTACAAAATGCACGTAGGATTTCACCTTAAAACCGCTTTCCAGAAAGCCTTTGGCATGCTTCAGCTTAAACTCAAAATCGTGATCATCCGTGTTCGGACCGAAACGAATCTCCTTGATCACTACCTTCTGAGCTTTCGCCTTCATCTCGCGCGTTTTCTTCTTCTGCTCGTACTTAAATTTCGAGTAGTCGATGATGCGACATACGGGCGGGTTAGCTGTTGGAGAAATCTCAACTAAGTCAAGATTCTGCTCATTGGCCATTTGCTGGGCTGCTCTGTATCCGAACACTCCCTGCTCTACATTGTCACCCACAAGCCTTACTTCTCGGGCCGTGATCTTATCATTGACTTTGTATGGCTCCTCCACCTTTCCGCGGGGGATGTAGCGCCTATTTTGCGTAGCTATAGTAGTACCTCCTTAAATTAATGTTATTACAATTAGGCTGCGAATATCGCAATTAATCTATTCAGAAAAAAATATCTTCTGCTAATTGTTCAGCATTGCCGCTATTTTCTCCTTGAACATACTGATAAATTCCGCTACCGGCATGGTGCCCAGGTCTCCTTCGCCGTGGCGGCGCACCGAAACAGAATTTGTCTCCTGCTCCTTCTCGCCTACGATCAGCATATAAGACACTTTGCGCACTTCCGCGTCACGGATTTTACGGCCAATCTTCTCATCGCGGTTGTCCACTGAGCCGCGGATGTCCTCCAGCTGCAGCAAATCATTCACCTGCTGGGCAAATTCCTGGTACTTCTCTGAAATAGGAAGTATAGCAAACTGCTCCGGGCTAAGCCACAGCGGGAAGTTGCCGCCGCAATGCTCGATGAGCACGGCTACGAAACGCTCCAGCGACCCAAATGGTGCACGGTGGATCATCACCGGGCGATGCTTGGCATTATCTGCGCCGATATATTCCAACTGGAAACGTTCGGGCAGGTTATAATCTACCTGTATCGTGCCCAGCTGCCACTTACGGCCGATGGCATCCCGCACCATGAAGTCGAGCTTGGGACCATAAAACGCAGCTTCGCCCAATTCGGTTACAGTGCGCAGGCCTTTCTCATCGGCAGCCTCAATAATGGCGCTTTCAGCTTTCTCCCAGGCTTCATCCGAGCCAATATACTTGGCTTTGTTCTGCGGGTCGCGCAACGAGATCTGAGCCGTATAATCTTCAAAACCAAGCGCTTTAAACACATACAGTACCAAGTCGATCACCTTGGTGAACTCCTCCTTTACCTGGTCAGGACGGCAGAAGATGTGGGCATCGTCCTGCGTAAAGCCCCGCACGCGGGTTAGGCCATGCAGCTCACCACTTTGCTCATACCTGTAAACAGTACCGAATTCCGCCAGACGCACCGGCAGCTCTTTGTAAGAGCGTGGGCGCACTTTGTAGATCTCGCAGTGGTGAGGGCAGTTCATCGGCTTAAGAAAGAACTCCTCCCCTTCATTCGGCGTTTTGATCGGCTGGAAAGAATCGGCGCCATACTTTTCATAATGCCCGGACGTAACATAAAGTTCCTTGCTGGCAATGTGCGGCGTAACCACCGGCTGGTAGCCGGCGCGCATCTGGGCCTTGCGCATGAACTGCTCCAGGCGCTCGCGCAGCAGCGTGCCTTTGGGCAACCACAGCGGCAGACCCATGCCTACTTTCTCGGAGAAGGCGAACAGTTCAAGTTCTTTGCCCAGCTTACGGTGATCGCGTTTCTTGGCTTCTTCCAGCCGCTCCAGGTACTCGGTCAGCTCCTTTTGCTTGGGGAAGGTAACACCATAGATGCGTGTGAGCTGCTTTCTGGTTTCGTCTCCTCGCCAGTACGCTCCCGCCACGTTCATCAGTTTAGCCGCTTTGATAAAGCCCGTATTTGGGATATGCGGCCCGCGGCACAGGTCTGTAAAGTTGCCCTGCTCATAAAAAGAGATCGTGCCATCGGCCAAGTCCTTGATCAGGTCCAGCTTATACTCGTCGCCTTTTTGGGTAAAGAAATCGGTGGCTTCGGCTTTCGAAACTTCGCGGCGGCGGAACTCGCTTTTATTACGGGCCAGTTCCAGCATCTTCTGTTCTACTTTCGCAAAGTCATCCTGCGAGAACTGCCGGTCTCCCAGGTCCACATCGTAATAAAAACCGTTCTCTACGGGAGGGCCGATGCCGAACTTTACGCCCGGATACAATTCTTCCAAGGCCTCGGCCAGCAAGTGCGCCGACGAGTGCCAGAAGGCATTTTTCCCCAGGTCATCGTTCCAGGTGAGCAGCTGCACCGTCGCATCTTCGTTTATCGGGCGCGAAAGATCCACGACCGTGTCGTTTACTTTGGCAGCAAGCACATTGCGCGCCAATCCTTCGCTGATACTTTGTGCAATCTCAAGACTTGTCACGCCTTTTTCATACTGGCGTTCAGAGCCGTCGGGCAGTGTGATATTGATCATGTATTGGTCCTTTGTCTTTATTCTTCAATTGTTACCGGGGTCACTACGGTACTGTCCGTTGTGATGCCCCGCTGTAATTTATACTTGATCCGGGCAATAGCCTGGTAAGCGTACGTATACCTGGGATCTACCTGCACCAGGCGCTGGTAAGTGGCCAAGGCCTGAAAAGGCTGCCCGGCTCGCTCATAACTCGCACCAAGGGCCGCCAGGTACCGCGGCTGATCTTTATACTTCTTCCCGGCTTTCAGCAAATGGGCCAGAGCGCCTTCACCGTCTCCTTTCGCATACTGCCGCAAGCCAATAAAATAATGGGCCTCCTGCAGCGTGTCGTTCAACGCCACGGCGTGGGCAAAGTATAACTGGGCACTGTCGGGCTTCTGCGCCACCTGGTATAGCACTCCCTGGTAATACAGCAACAAGGCATCGTCTGGTGCCAGTCGTGCTGCACTTTGCAGGTAGGGCTTTGCCCCTTCAAAATCTTTACGGGCCACCAGAATACCTGTTAACTCGCGCTGTGCTTCCATGAACTGGGGCATTTGCTTTAAAGCCAGTTTATAGTTGTGCACGGCACTGCTTGTATCGCCGGTAGCTTCCTGTATCCTGCCCCGGTAATAGTAGGCAAACTCATTGCCAGGTGCAAGCTCCTGCGCCTTACCGATATAATAAGTTGCCTGCTCATACTTGCGTTGCTGCAGGTATAGTTCCCCCAGCAACACATAGAGCGAAGCACTCTGGTATGCATTGCGCTCGGCCTGCAGCGCCAATGGCAGGGCTTCGTCCCGCCGGCCCATTGCCCGCAGTACCTGGGCTTTTACAAAGAGTGTTAATGGCTCGCTTTTCGTCAGCCGGATCGCCTCATCAGCGTCCTGCAGGGCTTTGTTCAATTCTCCTTTGCGCAGCAGCACCACAGCGCGCCGCGCATACAGGCTGCCATCGCGTCGGGCGTTGGCAATGGCGGCATTGAGGTTCCGGAGCTGCGCTTCAGGATTGTCCTGTATCTTTTGCAGGTTCACCATCCGCTCCTTTTCTCCTTCCTCCTGCCGGCAGGCAGCCATTGTAATAATGGTGAGCAGCAGTACCAGCAAACGCGTAAAACGCCCCATCTTAGGTCTTAATATCGGTCCGGCCCGAAGGCTGTGTTTTCTAATCAGCGCTAAATTAAGACTTTTTGCCCAAATAGAAACATTCCCCGCCACCTGAAAGCTGCTGTATAAAAAACAAAAAGCCTGCCACCAGTGGGGAGCAGGCTTTTTGACAGTAGCAAAAGGCTACTTTTTAGCGTATACCTCCTGCATCATGATTTTACAACGCCTGCTCAGTTCCAGTTCATCCTTCGTTTCCAGGTTTACCGTGAGCGCTTGCTGAAGCGTATGAATACAGGCTTCCTTATCTTTCATTTCTTCATAAACACAAGCCAGGTCATAATAATAGCGGATATTATCCGGGTTATACCTGATGGCATTGGTCAGGGCATCCGCCGCATCCTGGTTAGTTGGCTTCTCCTCTATGCCTCCAAAGAAAACTTTGGCAGCAGCCTGTTCGGCAATATTCAGGTTAGCCACTTTAAAATACCACCGCCCCAAAATATACCATGCTCCCGCATGCTGGTTGTCACAGGCCAGGGCCTTGTCTATAAACGGTTTTACCTGGTAAATAGTGGCCAGGCGCTGTTTTGGGCCGGCAATCATGGCGGAGCTTCCCAGTGCAAGTGCCATCACATAATTCGCTTCCGCATCTTCCGGGGCCAGGGCATATGCCCGTAGCGCCAGGTTACGCGCCTGCTCAAAATGGTCTGACTTGCTTGTTTCGTCGGTATATCGGTCGCCAATGCGGCAGTGCAGGTAACTGGCCTTGCAAAGCGCTTCGTAATTGTCAGCGTCGGTTTTTAACACCTGCTCATACAGGGCCAGCGCTTCACTGTCTTTGTAGGCTACCAACAACTTACCAGCCCGGTTAAGCATCTGCTCATGCTCAGTGGCAGCGCCATCTGCCATTACGGCAGGCGCACTTCCACAGAGCATCAGAGCAAGTATTAAAACGCTACAAAGTCTTTTCATCTTCAGTAATCCTTCCGGTAACTTACAGCTTTCAAAAGACTTTTGCAAGTATAGCGCTTTGTTCTTAGAACAGATTAAGCTGCTTTTTCTCTTTTAAAGCCTTTTTTTCGCTGTCAGGGTGAGTATCACTGTCTACGTCTTCCGAGCCAAGAAGTTGAGTGCCGCTGGCCCGGGCCGCTTCTTCTGCAAGTTCCTTTAACTCAGCAGGTAAGCCGGCAGTAGCTTTCTTCGGCGCAGCGGCCTTGCGGCTTCTGCCAGCATCCTGCTCCTGTACCACCACTTCCTGCCGGGGCACCTCCACTTCCAGTATCTTGTGGTAGTTGAGCTTATTCCCCATGGCCTTCCAGCCTTTCACGTCGATAAACTCGCTCAGCAGCAGCTTCTCTGTTTCCTTTTCGCTTTTACGATCGCGCTTGAACCGGATCTCTGCCAACGGTTCAGGATGGGTCGATACGGCTTCCAAACGCGAGTTTTTCGTTTCCGGGATAAAGGTAAACCTCTTCCCTATGGTGGAGGTCTCTATCCTGAAACGCTTCACATAGTAGGTTTTATTTTCCCCCTCGTAATAAATAGCCGAAACCACCAGCTCCGGATCATACTTCTGCAGCACCTTAATCTTCTCCACGGTGTAGTGGTTAGCCAGGTCAAAGGTGGTTTGCTCGTAGCTGCCGTCTTCGTAGATCACCAGAATTGTATCGTCGGTGTTGAACGAGCCCAGGTAACGGCCCCGGCCTTCGGTATTGAGCCTTCCGATCACCTCGTCGTAGAAGATCTCGCGTCCGCCTAGGGTAGAATCGCCACGGCTTTTCTGCACCACTTTCTTGATGGCATGCTTCGTAATAATGTTGCCGTTCGAGCCCTTGCCTTTGATCATCAGCTCGGCAAAGTCAAAATCAAACTGCTTGTTGCGGGCAGCGGCCTGCGGCGCCAGCGTTATACTTACCACCTCCGACTCGGAGTTGGGGTTAGCGGTCAGGTAATGTACTTTGGAATTCTTCTCGCCCTTGGTCAGATCATACTCCTTGTCGCGGGTAATGGACTTCACAGCAAAACGCTTGGCAAACGAAATACCGGACTTGCCATCCACATAGATCATGTTGTAGACCATGTGCTCGTCGTTCTTATTATAAACGCTGGCCATGATAATGTCTTTGCCCACAAACGTCTTATCGGCCACTTTGGTCACCGTGAACTTACCGTCTTTGCGGAACACAATGATATCGTCCATATCCGAGCAGTCGCACACAAACTCGTCTTTGCGCAGGCCTGTTCCGATAAAACCATCTTTGGCATTCATGTAGAGCTTCTGGTTGGCAATAGCCACTTTCTGCGCCGTGATCACATCAAAGGTTTTGATCTGCGTCTTGCGGTCACGGCCCTGGCCATACTTCTTCAGCAAGCCTTCAAAGTAGCCGATCGCATAGCGGATCAGGTTCGCCAGGTTATCATCCACTTCGGCCATCTCATCTTCCAGCTTGCGGATATACTCGTCGGCTTTGAAGGAGTCATACTTGGAAATGCGCTTGATGCGGATTTCGGTCAGGCGTACAATATCGTCTTCCGACACTTCGCGGCGCAGCAGGTGCTTGTAAGGATCCAGGCCTTTGTCGATGGCCTGCAGCACGGCCTCCCAGGTTTCGCACTCTTCGATGTCGCGGTAAATGCGGTTCTCGATAAAGATCTTTTCCAGGGAGGAATGATGCCACTTGTCTTCCAGCTCCGCTTTGCGGATTTCCAGCTCGCGCTTGAGCAGGTCTACTGTTTTAAACGTAGAGATGCGCAGGAGCTCATCCACATTCAAAAAGTGCGGCTTGTCGTCGATAATCACGCAGGTGTTCGGCGAGATGGATACTTCGCAGTCAGTGAAGGCATACAGCGCGTCCATGGTCAGGTCAGGCGATACGCCCGGCGGCAGCTGCACCTGTATCTCCACATCCGCAGCGGTATTATCCACTACCTTTTTGATCTTAATCTTATTGTTCTCGCTCGCTTTCACGATCGACTCCATCAACCCCGTCGTGGTGATGCCGTAGGGCACGTCGCGGATGATGAGCATGGTCTTGTCTACCTTCTCGATGGTGGCGCGCACCCGGATCCTGCCGCCACGCATGCCGGCATTGTAGTTGGTCACATCTACCAGTCCGCCATTTGGGAAGTCCGGTAAAAGCATGGTGCTACGGCCTTTCAGCACATCAATAGAACCTTTCAGCAGCTCTTTGAAGTTGTGCGGCATGATCTTGGTCGACAAGCCTACGGCAATACCTTCCACGCCCTGCGCCAGCAGCAGCGGGAACTTTACCGGCAAGGTTACCGGCTCATTTTTACGGCCATCGTAGCTCAGCTGCCACAGCGTGGTCTGTGGGTTGAACACCACATCCAGCGCAAACTTGGAAAGGCGCGCCTCAATATATCGGGGGGCTGCCGCACTGTCGCCGGTGCGCACGTCGCCCCAGTTACCTTGCGTTTCGATGAGCAAATCTTTCTGACCCAGGTTCACCATCGCATCACCGATCGAAGCATCGCCGTGCGGGTGGTACTGCATAGTTTGCCCGATCACGTTGGCCACTTTGTTAAAGCGTCCATCGTCCATCTCTTTCATGGCATGCAGAATGCGGCGCTGCACCGGCTTTAAGCCGTCCTCAATAGCAGGAACCGCCCGCTCCAGAATCACATATGAAGCATAGTCGAGGAACCAGGTTTCGTAAAGTCCGGAAACAGGCGTAATGTTATGGATGACTTCTTCTTCGCCATCCGTGAACGTAACTTCCTGCTCGTCTTCTCTTTCTATTTCTTCGTTGTTGAGCTCGTCGTTATGCATAAATTTCTTCTACTATGTCTTTTTCGATCTTCAGATTCTCGATGATAAACTGCTGACGCTCCGGCGTGTTCTTGCCCATGTAGTAAGTCAGCATTTTCTGTATCGTCGTGTCCTTTTGTAGTATAACCGGCTTTAGTTTGATGTTCTCGCCAATAAACTTGCCAAACTCGTCCGGCGATATCTCGCCCAAGCCTTTAAAGCGGGTAATCTCGGGGCGCTTACCCAGTTTCTGGATCGCTTCCTGCTTTTCGGTTTCGTTGTAGCAGTAGATCGTGTCCTTTTTGTTGCGTACTCTGAACAGCGGCGTTTCCAGGATATACACGTGGCCGTTACGCACCAGGTCGGGGAAGAACTGCAAAAAGAAAGTGAGCAGCAGCAAGCGGATGTGCATGCCGTCCACGTCGGCATCGGTGGCGATCACCACGCGGTTGTAGCGCAGCCCATCCAGGCCTTCTTCAATATTGAGGGCGTGCTGCAGCAAGTTGAATTCCTCGTTTTCATACACGACTTTCTTCTTCAGGCCAAAGCAGTTGAGCGGCTTACCGCGTAAGCTGAACACCGCCTCGGTGCCCACGTTGCGCGATTTAGTGATAGAGCCACTCGCTGAGTCGCCCTCGGTGATGAAAAGTGTGGAAAGCAGCGATTTCTCGTCTTTGTCCTCGTTAAAGTGCAGGCGGCAATCGCGGAGCTTGCGGTTGTGGAGGTTGGCTTTTTTTGCCCGCTGGTTGGCCAGCTTTTTCACCCCAGCCATGTCCTTGCGCTCCCGCTCGCTCTGCATCACACGCTTGAGCAGCGCCTCGGCCGTCGCTGGGTTTTTATGCAGGTAGTTATCGAGGTGTTCTTTTACAAAGTCGTTGATATAGGCACGTACAGCCGGACCATCCGGTCCCATCTCAATAGAACCCAGTTTGGTTTTGGTCTGCGATTCAAACACCGGTTCCTGTACGCGTAGCGAGATCGCCCCGATAATAGAACCTCGTATATCGGCCGCATCGAAATCTTTTTTGTAGAAATCGCGCACGGTTTTTACCACCGCCTCACGGAAAGCTGCCAGGTGCGTACCACCCATGGTAGTATACTGCCCGTTCACGAAGCTGTAATATTCTTCGCCATAATCGCCGCCATGCGTCAGGGCCAGCTCAATATCAGGCCCTTTCAGGTGGATGATCGGGTAGCGCATACTTTCCTCATCTGCTTTGTTGCGGAGCAGGTCCAGCAGGCCGTTTTCAGAAAAGAACTTCTTCCCGTTAAAGTTTATTGTCAGCCCGGCGTTAAGGTACACGTAGTTCCACATCTGGTTTTCCAGATAGTCGGGGTTGAACTTATAGTTCTTAAAAATGGTATCGTCCGGCGTGAACATGGTCAGGGTACCATTGCGTTGCGTGGTTTCCTGCAGTTCAAAGTCTTCTGTTAGCACACCTCTGTCAAACTCGGCTGCTTTCACTTTGCC from Pontibacter liquoris includes the following:
- a CDS encoding DNA gyrase/topoisomerase IV subunit A gives rise to the protein MHNDELNNEEIEREDEQEVTFTDGEEEVIHNITPVSGLYETWFLDYASYVILERAVPAIEDGLKPVQRRILHAMKEMDDGRFNKVANVIGQTMQYHPHGDASIGDAMVNLGQKDLLIETQGNWGDVRTGDSAAAPRYIEARLSKFALDVVFNPQTTLWQLSYDGRKNEPVTLPVKFPLLLAQGVEGIAVGLSTKIMPHNFKELLKGSIDVLKGRSTMLLPDFPNGGLVDVTNYNAGMRGGRIRVRATIEKVDKTMLIIRDVPYGITTTGLMESIVKASENNKIKIKKVVDNTAADVEIQVQLPPGVSPDLTMDALYAFTDCEVSISPNTCVIIDDKPHFLNVDELLRISTFKTVDLLKRELEIRKAELEDKWHHSSLEKIFIENRIYRDIEECETWEAVLQAIDKGLDPYKHLLRREVSEDDIVRLTEIRIKRISKYDSFKADEYIRKLEDEMAEVDDNLANLIRYAIGYFEGLLKKYGQGRDRKTQIKTFDVITAQKVAIANQKLYMNAKDGFIGTGLRKDEFVCDCSDMDDIIVFRKDGKFTVTKVADKTFVGKDIIMASVYNKNDEHMVYNMIYVDGKSGISFAKRFAVKSITRDKEYDLTKGEKNSKVHYLTANPNSESEVVSITLAPQAAARNKQFDFDFAELMIKGKGSNGNIITKHAIKKVVQKSRGDSTLGGREIFYDEVIGRLNTEGRGRYLGSFNTDDTILVIYEDGSYEQTTFDLANHYTVEKIKVLQKYDPELVVSAIYYEGENKTYYVKRFRIETSTIGKRFTFIPETKNSRLEAVSTHPEPLAEIRFKRDRKSEKETEKLLLSEFIDVKGWKAMGNKLNYHKILEVEVPRQEVVVQEQDAGRSRKAAAPKKATAGLPAELKELAEEAARASGTQLLGSEDVDSDTHPDSEKKALKEKKQLNLF
- a CDS encoding tetratricopeptide repeat protein, producing the protein MGRFTRLLVLLLTIITMAACRQEEGEKERMVNLQKIQDNPEAQLRNLNAAIANARRDGSLYARRAVVLLRKGELNKALQDADEAIRLTKSEPLTLFVKAQVLRAMGRRDEALPLALQAERNAYQSASLYVLLGELYLQQRKYEQATYYIGKAQELAPGNEFAYYYRGRIQEATGDTSSAVHNYKLALKQMPQFMEAQRELTGILVARKDFEGAKPYLQSAARLAPDDALLLYYQGVLYQVAQKPDSAQLYFAHAVALNDTLQEAHYFIGLRQYAKGDGEGALAHLLKAGKKYKDQPRYLAALGASYERAGQPFQALATYQRLVQVDPRYTYAYQAIARIKYKLQRGITTDSTVVTPVTIEE
- the rpmI gene encoding 50S ribosomal protein L35, translating into MPKVKTKSGAKKRFSLTGTGKIKRKHAYKSHILTKKTTKQKRSLTHTGLVSSADTNRVKLMLQI
- the thrS gene encoding threonine--tRNA ligase, producing MINITLPDGSERQYEKGVTSLEIAQSISEGLARNVLAAKVNDTVVDLSRPINEDATVQLLTWNDDLGKNAFWHSSAHLLAEALEELYPGVKFGIGPPVENGFYYDVDLGDRQFSQDDFAKVEQKMLELARNKSEFRRREVSKAEATDFFTQKGDEYKLDLIKDLADGTISFYEQGNFTDLCRGPHIPNTGFIKAAKLMNVAGAYWRGDETRKQLTRIYGVTFPKQKELTEYLERLEEAKKRDHRKLGKELELFAFSEKVGMGLPLWLPKGTLLRERLEQFMRKAQMRAGYQPVVTPHIASKELYVTSGHYEKYGADSFQPIKTPNEGEEFFLKPMNCPHHCEIYKVRPRSYKELPVRLAEFGTVYRYEQSGELHGLTRVRGFTQDDAHIFCRPDQVKEEFTKVIDLVLYVFKALGFEDYTAQISLRDPQNKAKYIGSDEAWEKAESAIIEAADEKGLRTVTELGEAAFYGPKLDFMVRDAIGRKWQLGTIQVDYNLPERFQLEYIGADNAKHRPVMIHRAPFGSLERFVAVLIEHCGGNFPLWLSPEQFAILPISEKYQEFAQQVNDLLQLEDIRGSVDNRDEKIGRKIRDAEVRKVSYMLIVGEKEQETNSVSVRRHGEGDLGTMPVAEFISMFKEKIAAMLNN
- the infC gene encoding translation initiation factor IF-3 yields the protein MEEPYKVNDKITAREVRLVGDNVEQGVFGYRAAQQMANEQNLDLVEISPTANPPVCRIIDYSKFKYEQKKKTREMKAKAQKVVIKEIRFGPNTDDHDFEFKLKHAKGFLESGFKVKSYVHFVGRSIVFKERGEILLLKFAQALEDVAKVEQLPKLEGKRMFLILTPKAAAPAKK
- a CDS encoding tetratricopeptide repeat protein, with the translated sequence MLCGSAPAVMADGAATEHEQMLNRAGKLLVAYKDSEALALYEQVLKTDADNYEALCKASYLHCRIGDRYTDETSKSDHFEQARNLALRAYALAPEDAEANYVMALALGSSAMIAGPKQRLATIYQVKPFIDKALACDNQHAGAWYILGRWYFKVANLNIAEQAAAKVFFGGIEEKPTNQDAADALTNAIRYNPDNIRYYYDLACVYEEMKDKEACIHTLQQALTVNLETKDELELSRRCKIMMQEVYAKK
- a CDS encoding DNA topoisomerase IV subunit B: MAELEHNYNEDSIRSLEPREHIRLRPGMYIGKLGDGSSADDGIYILVKEVIDNSIDEHVMGFGKTIEIKISDHRVQVRDYGRGIPLGKVIDCVSKINTGGKYDSKAFQKSVGLNGVGTKAVNALSSYFRIQSVRDGKVKAAEFDRGVLTEDFELQETTQRNGTLTMFTPDDTIFKNYKFNPDYLENQMWNYVYLNAGLTINFNGKKFFSENGLLDLLRNKADEESMRYPIIHLKGPDIELALTHGGDYGEEYYSFVNGQYTTMGGTHLAAFREAVVKTVRDFYKKDFDAADIRGSIIGAISLRVQEPVFESQTKTKLGSIEMGPDGPAVRAYINDFVKEHLDNYLHKNPATAEALLKRVMQSERERKDMAGVKKLANQRAKKANLHNRKLRDCRLHFNEDKDEKSLLSTLFITEGDSASGSITKSRNVGTEAVFSLRGKPLNCFGLKKKVVYENEEFNLLQHALNIEEGLDGLRYNRVVIATDADVDGMHIRLLLLTFFLQFFPDLVRNGHVYILETPLFRVRNKKDTIYCYNETEKQEAIQKLGKRPEITRFKGLGEISPDEFGKFIGENIKLKPVILQKDTTIQKMLTYYMGKNTPERQQFIIENLKIEKDIVEEIYA